Proteins from a single region of Apium graveolens cultivar Ventura chromosome 7, ASM990537v1, whole genome shotgun sequence:
- the LOC141673747 gene encoding uncharacterized protein LOC141673747, whose protein sequence is MLAKPEDEEMLILYLAVSEYSVSTVLVKEEVSHQWPVYYVSKRLLDAETRYTNMEKLVYAIILAARKLRPYFQAHRIEVRTAYPIRHILHKPKSSGRMLKWAVELGQFDLEYCPRTAIKGQALADFLLEFDAEVDDKAIVLAELTSQGSSQDEKRQELPHPWWILHIDRAMNNNGSGAGIFLITPEGHRLMSAIHFKFYATNNDAEYEALINGLKLALEVWAMNLIVRSDSELVMNQVNAGFQARGPRTELYMRCAQRLLKKISNARLESIP, encoded by the coding sequence ATGTTAGCCAAGCCAGAAGACGAAGAAATGTTGATTCTTTACTTGGCGGTATCTGAATACTCCGTTAGCACGGTGTTGGTGAAGGAAGAAGTAAGCCACCAGTGGCCCGTATACTATGTGAGCAAAAGGTTGCTGGATGCGGAAACCAGGTATACCAACATGGAAAAACTAGTGTACGCTATTATTCTTGCGGCACGAAAGCTAAGACCATACTTTCAGGCTCACCGAATAGAAGTTCGCACCGCTTATCCGATTCGGCATATTCTACATAAACCCAAATCGTCAGGGAGAATGTTAAAATGGGCAGTGGAGCTAGGACAATTCGATTTGGAATATTGTCCTCGCACGGCAATCAAGGGACAAGCGCTGGCTGATTTCTTACTTGAGTTCGATGCAGAAGTTGATGACAAGGCCATAGTGTTGGCGGAACTGACCTCGCAAGGAAGTTCTCAGGATGAAAAGAGGCAGGAACTCCCACACCCTTGGTGGATATTACATATTGATAGGGCCATGAACAACAATGGATCAGGTGCCGGGATTTTCTTGATCACTCCGGAGGGGCACCGTTTGATGAGTGCTAtccatttcaagttttatgctACTAAtaatgatgctgagtatgaagcCTTGATCAACGGTCTAAAATTAGCTCTGGAGGTATGGGCCATGAATCTAATAGTTCGGAGCGATTCCGAATTAGTTATGAACCAGGTCAACGCAGGTTTCCAAGCCCGGGGACCGCGAACGGAGTTATATATGAGATGTGCGCAACGCCTACTGAAAAAAATTTCAAATGCCAGGCTAGAAAGCATTCCGTGA
- the LOC141673746 gene encoding uncharacterized protein LOC141673746 — MGSQMDNVQLGRIPLGIQEIPSIPEVEVLQTLEVPRESWMTPIHNYIQIGVVPEDKLQARCLRYQAAKYVEYDGILSKRGFNQPLLRCVDMEEGNCILREVHEGICGNHSGGGSLALKALRQGYYWPTMREDAFNFVRACDR, encoded by the coding sequence ATGGGTTCACAGATGGACAACGTTCAACTTGGACGAATCCCTTTGGGAATCCAGGAAATTCCAAGTATTCCAGAGGTAGAGGTGCTTCAGACGCTAGAAGTCCCGCGAGAAAGCTGGATGACCCCCATTCATAACTATATTCAGATAGGAGTTGTACCAGAAGACAAATTACAGGCTCGATGCCTTCGGTACCAGGCTGCAAAGTATGTGGAATATGACGGGATATTATCTAAGAGAGGATTTAATCAACCACTGTTACGTTGTGTGGATATGGAAGAAGGAAACTGTATTCTCAGAGAGGTGCACGAAGgaatttgtggcaatcactcggggggtggtTCGTTGGCATTAAAAGCACTCAGACAAGGATACTACTGGCCGACTATGAGAGAAGATGCCTTCAATTTTGTCCGGGCTTGTGACCGTTGA